Within the Platichthys flesus chromosome 16, fPlaFle2.1, whole genome shotgun sequence genome, the region GGGGTCGCTCGGTGCTGACCTGTTGCCCATTAGCGTCCACATTCGGAGAGACGCGCACAGCATGGCAGAGAGTGCGCAGGCAGCcagcagagaaaacaaggaGAGGTAGAGGAGCCCTTCCACCCCATCATAGCACACGCCCATTAGGGCATCCACATAGTCctagacagacaaacacattttatatatacagtgtCCTGGGATAATATTACCTTTCCCAAAAATCTTCTCCCTTTATTTGTATCGATTCCTCTAAACCCACagagattaaatatttaaactgaaGTTGAAGCGACTGGAGGTTTACACGGGGACGCCACCTTTCCGGGATATTTAATTGACTTTCATAAATTTAGTGGAGCCTTACTAAACCCTGGATCTCTCTGAATCTGATTTGCGCTTGTGCTGAACAGATGCCGCTCATATTAATTTTAAAAGACCAGACGGGACACTTGTgatcagagggagacagaggttTGGATTCTGGAATACGGCCGCTTAAAACAAATTGTTTACAAGGTGAACATTGAGTCCATATCCGGTCTGTAAACAACGTTAGCTGACACGTTTGTAAActttgtacatatatatatctttcCACGCTGAGGGGCGCATGTCACTCTGATGACATGCACGCTACACACGcattctttgtttgttgtcctTGTTACATCTGACTAATGAATAACACGCTCTGAAATCGGGCTTCACTGTGCCATGTGCAATTATCGCTTAGAATTATTCcatttgtatttatgtaaatGACCCTGACGTTTTCTCACACCCACATGCAGCACGGACCAGCACAACTCACAGGAAAGCTCTGTTGATTTAGGAGCCGACATCTGAAAGATTCATTTCAGCACCGAGATGTCTTATTCCCCCCACCAGATGAAAAGTAGCTTGACTTTAAAGTCGGAAAAACAGGGGGGGTGGGCTGGTGGATAGTGGATGGATCCTGTCTTGTAGATAGATACAGAGCCTTTTGACAATTGCAATGGTGTAATATAAACACGTCAGTCTCCGCGGAGAACGTATACCGATAAGGTGGAGAAGCAGTCAAGTGGCTTTTGAGCTGCGCTACAAGGCGGCCCTGTTAAAAAGCATCCTGGGTGGACTCTGACCTTACCTTATGCAGCCCGCGGCAGTCGAGCAAGGCTGTCAGCTTCTGCAGACTGAACTCGGTGGAGTTCAAGAGTCGCTGGATCCCCAACAGGTCTCTCTGTATAACAAGGCATGGAAAGGGGGAAAGAATGACACACGCCTCCTTGCTGTCTGGGCGTAATCGTCTGTCAGGGCAGCCACTTACCTCCGCGGTGGGGAAGACGGGCACGGAGAACAGCAGCAATCCCTGGATCTGGATTTGCATGGTGGTCAGAGAACGATGGCAGACTGTCAGAGACTGAggggaaagagaaacagagaaaggaaaaaacacaatcacccaccagcaaaaagaaacacaggcCATCCACCACAGACAATGACAGGATCATATCGAGGAGAGCATTGTTTGAGAACAGCATGTCAACAAGTAATTTGGTGTTAAGGAAGGCTTTATAATGCGCTCAACAGAGGGGACACATTTATTTCCAGACAGATAGGCCCAGATTATCTTTCATCACAAAAcgttcccccctcccccccccctccccaacccacccacccAATATGAATCCCAGACAAAAGAGCAATATTTATATCAAGTAGGCCATCAGGGAAAAAGATTATCCTTACCTACTTAACAGGCATTATTTTAATCCCTAAATGGATACTGCGACGATAACAAAGCATGTGGGTATTAATGATTATTGATCGTGGCTTTAGCCCATTTTCAGCACAtctcatgtaaaaaaaactgccattatagtttaaaatgtattaaatgagAAATGGCGGAGTCACATTATAACTCATCTTGAAGTGATGCCGTGCAACTGTGTGTGGTGGGAAACATTCTTCTAACTGAAAGCGGGCGTCCAGTTCACCCTCCAGTTCATATGAGCGCGTTGGATTAAATCTTCTCAAAAGCCGATTTTATTGTCACGTTGATGAATTTGTTCGCCGCACGCGGCACGTTATCATCCGAAGCACCTGGCCGTGTACCGTAAGACCTTAATTGATGCCCCCATTACAGCTCCAGCACCACATTGCTAGGAAATGCAAACTATTCCTCCAAttctaaagaaacaaacacGGAGGTTTTGTGCTTGTTAAACAAGGTTACACAATAAGCATAAATCAGCTGGCCTTGAAATTAAATAGTGTTAGAGATGGAGCTCTACGTAATTCCAGGTCTCCTCACACAGCAAAGCACTATTCAAAGCCAATTTTGAATACGCCGTTAATTAACCTCTTTGTAATTTGTGAAATGTGTAAATGCATGattgaaaagtcaaagaggTGATAGGAAGATTCTATTTGAATTTAGAAGTTAATAAAAACCACGAGCTGAGTTGTTGTACAGTAGCCGACTTTATGCCTGACATGGAGTAAATTGAATAAATGACTAAAAAGTGTTTCTAGTCGAAGCAACCTGAGGCAGAGATTATGCGCAGGCTAAAAGATATGGTAACATCTTTGGAGATCCACGCACACAAAAATGAAGGAAAATTCTGTGATCAAAGTTTATCACTTTAAGTAATTACTGTTTGGGGGCTCATTTTTCACAAAAGCCTTTTAAGGCCCAAATGATCAAGCTGCCTGAcaagtaaaaaaacagaaattaaaacagCACTGTGTTATCCAGAGCAGGGGTCTCagtaaataaacagacagatttATACTTTGGATATTCCGTCGATACCTGTTGGAAGGGGTTTGGTAGATTCGGACTGCAGAACAGATAATAGTGCACGACAtctagatggagagagagagagggggggggggggggggagacagcgAGGGGGATCAGCAATGACTCTTAACATTCACCAACACACTCACCAACGTATTTGTAAAGTCTGCTTAGAAGACATAAATCACCTGCACTGAGGGCGTCCGTGGTCTGGTTAACGATAAACTtgtctggagacacacagaAGTCACTGGTGCcctgtgggtgggtgggggggtgggggggacaacaacaacaacactgtaaTCTTTGCAAAGTATGCCAGGCCAAAAACAGAAGTGCAATATTTATTCAAGCCGTGAACTAGATCCAATTTCTTGTGCTGCAACGTGTAAAACAGATTTTACACTGGGCAGTTATTGACAAATGCCCGGCAACACAAACTATTTGCTTTACAACATTTTTATCACCCTCAGACTCGTGGAGGGGGTGAGCGTCTGGAAATAAAAGCATGCACACAGATGCCTGGACGGACTGGAGCGTGCACAATctcatcacacactcacaatctcatcacacactcacaatctcATCACACACTCCTCTCATATACATGCAGACGGTAAAAGACATAAAGATGCATGCAGAGAAATGTGTGGTATGTAGGTTTTATCGATCCCGTATAGATGTATAGAACACGTGGTGCTGTTGCTGAGTGCGAATGGACTCCCCTAAATGTGTTCATGCTCTTTCGATTGCCCATGGAGTGCTGCTAATGTGCCTGCATAAACAATTAGGGGTCAGGATCAcacagttgtttgttttcccaGAACATGCAGTGGCAattgtcaaaaaaaaagaaaaaaatgaaatttctcATGCACGTGCATTATTCATAACTGGAGGGGGAAAACATTGATGCAAGTACAAAGGGATCAAGAAGTCTGCTGTGTTGTGGAATCACACACCGAAGCCTCAAGCCAGTTATTTTCTGATGTATTCATGTCCTACGTTTTTTTTCAAGTCAGCCCCAATCAAAAGGTATCTTCTGACAGCCCCGCAATTGTACAGCTCGGCTCGGCAGACTTTTCGGTGAGCCGAGATCTttctaacaaacaaatgatCAATAAAGAAACGACGGATGCGACAAAACAAACACGGGACTGTGACTATAAAGCGAGCACAGGAGAGAATAGGCTAATCCAACCCCCATGTCGTCCCTATTTAAACTTCTCCAAACTTACTCTCAGATTATCAACACGCCTCTGACCTGGACCGTGAACGCATTTGTTTTGTACAGCAGCATGTCAGCACCGCTGGTAGATGTCACCCTTCATCTCTACCTCATTACACTACCAGGGACATTTTATTTATGCTGCAGCTCATCAAATATGTATAAATTTATGAGCATTTTCTAGGACACCGCCATCAACTGCGCTCCTCTTAAGATGCGCCGTGTGGTTGTTGAGTAATGATGTACAAGTGCAACAAGTGCTTGTTTATGCATATTGTGtcacatttaaatgatattACTGAGGTCGGTGCTCTTTGATAATCCACCTCTTTGATGAGCATCAGCCTACCTGTGAATAACTGGGCAGGGAGACTTATTGAAAAAATCTGCCTCGGCTCAACTGTGACGTAAAGGTCACAGAGATCGGCGACAGAGACGGACTTTAAGGTGGTGAGGGGTTAGACGCTGTAAGGCGGGGTCATGTTGTACTTGAATGAGCTGGGATTAGCCACAAACGCTGTCCAAGATATTGGTAATCTGGCTCTGCAGTAAAGCTGAGGAGAAGGTCATCAAGACGCACAACATATGTCAACACTTGAAACCCGCGTGGTTAATTTCTTGGTTCACAACATCTGTCTCGCCCCCCCATTCTGCCTTCACTCTGTCACTTAAAATGGCCGTCCAGATGTCAAATCCACTGGGATAATCCACAGATGCCAGGTCGCTCCGCGGGAGGCGAGAAGATTGAGGAGGGGGAGACGGGATGAGGGGGAGGCTGTGAAGCAAGTGGTTACCCTCTGTACCCCCGACAGTGTCCCTAATACCAGCTCAAACACACTTAGCCCAGATGTGCTGAACACATGgctcacagagaggaggaggactgaaagagaaataaagctAAGGACAACgggaaaaaagaagagattCCGAAGAAGCCGGGGCTCGTAATTAATGCCAGGCACAGCTTAGGTTGCAATGTCGAGGCCGAGGGTTGATTAACCCAAAAGGCTGGAGACTTGTAATCAGCTTTACTGCATGACCGATCATAGAGAGGCGCCTGCTGTAAACTAAACAAACACCTTTTAAGCAAGAGGGATGTCCACGGACATATTGACAGTAATACCCTCGGGAGTAATTGCATGAGGTGGGAAGCTAAACCcatggaagaaagaaagagagaagacggCTGTGGGTTCTTAGGCCTGTATCACAAAGCCACTTCATCTTAGGTCAGGCTCTCACTGGGTTATCTGGTCGCACAGCTCCCAGCACCAGTCGTATAACCTGCACCAAGAAGCCGGTATCAGCCGACTCTGATAACTCTGGGTTTATCTATCCAGCTGTTTACTTGAAAGGCGAGGAGGTGATACGATGTGAGATGAAAGGGTGACAccagagctgcagaaacactAGAAATTAGCGAAATAAGTGTGGCCACTATAAAGCATTTAGTGTAAAGTATGTATTCTTTGATGACAAAACTAATGCATGTAAAAGAGTTAAAATAAATGGTttcaggagagaagagaagttTCTGTCTGATAAGTTCTATCTGACACAAATGCATTAATTGTTGAGGGAACTATTCAAGTGTGTGAATTGTTATTCAACGGAGTCTTCTCATTTATTCTGAGCCGCAGATGATGGGaaaactgtgtgaaaacatcAGTGCTGTCAGGAATCCTGTGGAGGATAAAAGAGTCTTTGTGCAAAAACGCAGCAATAATTGTCATTATATGGCTCTACAGTTTGATAAACCCGCTCTTTGTTTGTCAGAGGATGTGCTTCCAAACCATAGCTGACCCATGGAAAGCATGAAACAGCAAAACtgatttataaatatacatatatcacattttattgtttgtcactTTGTTGTAAACTATTCCAACTCATGCCGAGATTGACAAGGGATCTGATTGGTTGATCTGAGTCTCTGAAGTTAACATAAGCGATAACCAAAAACCCTGAGTGAAGATCGCTGGATCATTTGAGACACAGATCCCATTTCTTCACATCCAATGGACACATCAAACATTCATAATCAGAAGCAAGCATGAGAAGATTTTGAAGAAACattcttttcttgttttcttaccACAGCTGTAACAGTGCCTGCTCCCAGTGAGGCCCAGCTCAGGATCAGAGACAGCATTACAAAAGCCATGACGCTGGAGCATGACAGCAAACcgggaagaaagagagggagaaagagagagagagagagtgacaagGAGATACAGACAAAGACAAGGACACACGGGGGAGAGAAACAGATAAatcagtttgtctttgtgatCTTCAGCCCTTTTTCACCCagttaatttgatttattcttttcagttttttgggaCTTGGGAATCGCTCTCCTCCTGCCCGAGGACAGAGGCCGCTGCTGGTGCATCGCAGGAACAGACGACACTGCTGAAATTCAATTTATTATGAGGTGATGTGAAGAGAAATTAACTCATGACTTCTTGGCGAATTCACTTGTTAGTCCTCAGctcgtgaaaaaaaaaagatcccatTCCATGTTGAAATAGTTTGGGATTCGAGGCAGAGAATTGGTgcaaaaaatgacatgtaatgtgcAACAAAGGTCTCGGGTCTCCGAGGATAATACGACTGTAAGTTGACTTTCGGTGTTTCGTCTTTTGTCATCGCTGCCCCGCTTGATTGCACCAGCAACAATTTAATTGGCCGAGCACTCGTCAGTCACGGACGCATTAGCTGTCAATCCCAGAGTCCCTGTCAATCAAAAGCTGCCAGGAGCTCTGCTTTGTCGACCTCTTGTCTGCCCCCTGTCTGTCGGAACTGAGGGACGGGTTCAGTGAGGTCTAAACACTGTGCATGTTGTTCATGGAAAAAATAATATTCTTCCCAATATTAAACACAAGGGACCACTGGCCGAAGCTATACGAGAACAACGCTgtgagcgagagggagagaaaccGAGTACAGAGGGAAAGAGTGGTCCCCAGACGGATGTAaaaaggctgctgctgctctgcttctcGACCGACTCCTCGGACCCTCTTGAAAGCACCAATAAAGAAGCCTGAGAGCACTTAATAATTAGTTAAGGGAGCAGTCCCATCCTGCCCGGGCGATCAATAGGCATTAGTGAGGCCCATCAGAGCAGGATGGGAAAAGAGATCCTGAGCATCATCTGCTAACACTGACACGTCGGCTGCACTAGCTTGGGCGATGGGACAGGAAGCCCGAACTGAGGATTTAGTCAGATATGAGTGTTGGTTTAAATTACATGCTGTAATTcactaaatcaaataaaaccctATCCAATTGTTTCTGAATATTTTAGAGCTTTTGAACCTAAACTCAGTTTCTCTTGAAACTCAAGTGTTTCTCTCTCGAAATAAATTTAGCAGTGATCAGTTGTTTTGGTAATTCTAAGCCTGATGCTACAAGATTATCTTGAATTGGATGTGGATGAAACACAAGACAAGTCactggggaggagggggaaaaaaactgccAGTGTCATTGTCAGTGTTATTTGAAGATGCAATGCTATCATTGAAAATGGAGTGACCTGATGTATACGGTGCCAGAGAGGCTGACTGCCGCCCTGTCTGCTCGCAGTCTGTGATCCCAGCCGAGGCCGGTGAGGACAGGAGCTGACTCTGAAACGAGCTGAGAGGCAAATACATACGTGATAAGCAGCCATCGAGATTGCTTGGCCATCCCCAAGCACAAGGCCAGGCAGATGACCAGGTCcaggatcagcagcagcaggtaggtCAGCCATCTATGAAACAGGAAAACGAGAGCACCGGCATAACAACCCTGATTAATCACGTCTGCTTGAGGACAGCATACTTTAAGCACAAGTGCAAGGCCCCAGGAAGTGCTGGCCCGACATATGTTCGCGACTGAATGTGTGAGATCTGTGTGCTGTATATCAGCATTCTTGTCTCCTAGTTAGAGCCCATCTGTTTCAGGTAATTTCCAGCCTGTTGCCTTAATAATTCAACACCACAAATCCATAGACATGAATTTTTCAAGCTTAGAAAATGTCCTTCACAGGAATGGCCTGGacttgaagtgtgtgtgcgtgtgcatgtgtgtgttcttgacaaccatacacacacatatgcttaTGACTCATCCTCTACAACAAGTACCGGTAGAAATGTCAATTTAATAGAAATTACTAAAACATTGAGCTTCAGGACATCGCGCAAACAAGCAAAGTCTAAAAAGATGCTGCTTGTtgacactgactcactgtgGTGTATCTGTAATATTGTAGTAAATATTTACACCAAGGTCACTGGAGAATACGATGCACTCATGCATTGAGGAGAAGGTAGCctgatagaaaataaaatacaggcTGGCCATTCCTCCCCTCATGGAAGACGGCGCATGGTTGGAGAAACACACTTTGCCTGATTTGCATAAACAGGTCTGCAGACATGTTGCCCAGAGCTCAGGGAGAGGGATGAATTCAGAAACAGAATCAGGAAGAGAGGATACAATATTGGAAATCTGAGCCCCTTGTTCGAATTACCCTGGGTTGGCTGTAAAATTAGCTGTTCATCAATAAGGCCCCGCCAGACGTCGCTCATAGCTGCGTGAAACCCAATCAAGACCCGGGAGACGGGGGTCAGAATACACAATATGGCGACTGTCGGCCAAAATACAGTGAGATCTTGTGTTTGGATAAAAAGAGCGGCCCCTTCAGAGTCACGTGGGAATATGTGTGTATTCAATTTATGACAAAAATAGTGAGATTATAGTCTTCTAATCTGTCCTAATTTCTATTCTCCTCAAATTTGGTATTAAAGCACAGTCACCGTCAGGTTGCAAATGTGCTACCTTGTGGCAAAATTGCACAATTAAACTTTAAGTTTTATGCCCTCAAGAATAAAACAGTCTACAGAAGCTCTAAAATTACCCTCACGATTAGAAGCAGCAACAGCTTTTGATGATTCCAAAATTTGCATTTGCCTCCTGAAGCCCTGCTGGATACTCATTCGGACTACTTTATtggtttattatatttataggTGTATCAAATTTCATTTTCTGGCCTcttcatatttaataattttgaaaaaaactaaaaatacatcATAGACACAGGGGATTGATTTCAAAGTGAAAACTGCAATCAATATATGCAGGGGTTTGCCAGTAAGATTGTTTTTGCTCATTAGTCGCACTGCCATACTTTACATAAATAACAAGAATAGGAGCTCAAAACGCACAGTGGGCATTAAGCTCAACTTAAGAAGAGCCCAGTTCTGCAGGAGGGCAAAGGCATAGATTGCGCCTCCAGTTGAATATGAGTAATAATGTGAGTGGTTAGTTGAAATGGCAAATCAACACTGTGCAGCTACTTGCTAATTGTTTGGATATCATATTCAAATATGGCTCATGTAGATTGTGTAGACACCGCAACTTTAGCCTTAGACAACTGAAACACAGTAacatgaggtcacagtgaccttgaccttttgatTTCCAGGCACCAAAATCCAAACGGTTCATCTTTGAGTTAAAGCGAATGTTTGAGCCAAATGTGAAGGATTCCATGATGGCGTTCCAGAGACATGGGGGAAAAGGTGCTTTTTGAGGCAAGCGTGACATTGACTTTTGACCTTTGGCCTCTAAAATCAACTGACTCAATCCTCGAGtacaagtgaatgtttgtaccaaatttgaggaaattaTGTCAGGGCATCCTTGAGAAATCGTGTTCACGGGAatgggacagacagacggacgtaCAGACGGACAATCGGAAAACCTGTTTGTCGCCAGCACAGAGgcataataaaaacaagacagCATGAATCAAACAAAGAGCACATTAAATCAATGTCGCCGTGGAAGGAGCTGTTGTTGCTTTATCCATAACCCATCAGTGAATCATGCTTTTACGACCCAGTATCCAAATGTCAGCCTAAACAAGGACATTAAACATACCAAACACATATAAACAAGGGGGACAAACATAAAACTATAATAAAGCCTGTGATCACGTCAGTGTCATGTCTGATTACACTATAAACTCCAAGTAATAAAACTGAAAGTAAAAGTCTGATTTCAGCTTTCCTTTATCTGGCAATCAGGAACAATGGCTTTTCCGGTCTGCGTTCCTGAGGGGATATCACTAAAATCCCATCTGCTCTTTGTCTGGTCCGGATCTTCAACAGCATGTTTACTCCAGCTtcacaaacatgaaataaaaataatgtcaaacGCCACAGGGGAGGTGCAGTGGCTCCACCTACCTGTAGTACTCGACGAAGGCGGTCTGGTCAGCAACAGCCGCCAAGTCCACGTTGACTTTGCTGATGTCTGGCAGAGCGGTCAGCTCGCGGACCACGTTGTTTACCATCAGCTGCATGAAGCGCAGCGCCTGGAGGTAGTCGGACCTCGTGGAGAAGATCTCGTCCAGCCGCGCCAGGTGCTGTTTGAGCCCGGTTTCCACATTGCCCATAGAACCCGCTACCTGAaggaaatgaaataaacacaggTAGGAGattaaaaggaag harbors:
- the ttyh2l gene encoding protein tweety homolog 2-like isoform X1; this encodes MATARLDYVAPWWTYWLHNFPHFNFFFQSVDSTFKPGEATYQQSLILLACVGAVGLGLSLLILAVYTICICCCRKDIDEDTKRPDNRCVAWAAVLTGLLICSAVGVGFYGNSETNDGVYQLTYSLYSANRTLGGINNLVAGSMGNVETGLKQHLARLDEIFSTRSDYLQALRFMQLMVNNVVRELTALPDISKVNVDLAAVADQTAFVEYYRWLTYLLLLILDLVICLALCLGMAKQSRWLLITVMAFVMLSLILSWASLGAGTVTAVGTSDFCVSPDKFIVNQTTDALSADVVHYYLFCSPNLPNPFQQSLTVCHRSLTTMQIQIQGLLLFSVPVFPTAERDLLGIQRLLNSTEFSLQKLTALLDCRGLHKDYVDALMGVCYDGVEGLLYLSLFSLLAACALSAMLCASLRMWTLMGNRDKEYDDIDEEDPFNPQARRMSYNPRRSNIHSFCSYTSSHGSQASLQPPPQAAANAVPPPEYMNQSMLFGGSPRYENVPLIGRGSPPPSYSPSMRTTYLSMTDAQIRHFGTDFQV
- the ttyh2l gene encoding protein tweety homolog 2-like isoform X2; the encoded protein is MATARLDYVAPWWTYWLHNFPHFNFFFQSVDSTFKPGEATYQQSLILLACVGAVGLGLSLLILAVYTICICCCRKDIDEDTKRPDNRCVAWAAVLTGLLICSAVGVGFYGNSETNDGVYQLTYSLYSANRTLGGINNLVAGSMGNVETGLKQHLARLDEIFSTRSDYLQALRFMQLMVNNVVRELTALPDISKVNVDLAAVADQTAFVEYYRWLTYLLLLILDLVICLALCLGMAKQSRWLLITVMAFVMLSLILSWASLGAGTVTAVGTSDFCVSPDKFIVNQTTDALSADVVHYYLFCSPNLPNPFQQSLTVCHRSLTTMQIQIQGLLLFSVPVFPTAERDLLGIQRLLNSTEFSLQKLTALLDCRGLHKDYVDALMGVCYDGVEGLLYLSLFSLLAACALSAMLCASLRMWTLMGNRDKEYDDIDEEDPFNPQARRMSYNPRRSNIHSFCSYTSSHGSQASLQPPPQAAANAVPPPEYMNQSMLFGGSPRYENVPLIGRGSPPPSTFINLLSQYEDHLSIYD